GCCAGAAGaagaaaggatgaaattatacTCTCCTGACCCTACCAGCCTTATCAGGCTTGCTACTGGCTTTAAGGACGATAATCAGAATGTCTTCGTCTCGAGGGAATCGTTGAAATTTCATTGTCATCCTGTTGAAAATTATGTGAATCTATGGCCTACAAATCCTCCATCCTACAGGTAATATTTCATGGAAAGATTAAACAAGAGTTcaatttggtgtttttaaatctgGATGGACTAATTTAGTAGCTTTTTTCAGCTATTACtagttataatattttattgtttacaGGGAGGTTGTATCCGAGTATTGTGTAGCTGTTAAAAGGGCAGAGATAACACTACTTGAAGCTGTATTCGAGGGCTTAGGCATGGAAAGGAAATCTATAGACCAGATATTGGACAACCATGGACAATACGCTTCTCTGAACTACTATCCGACGTGTGACAAGTCAAATCTTGGGCTCACTTTTGGACTGCGTGGTCACACTGACCCCACTATACTCACCATGCTACTGCCAGATGAGGTGCCTGGGCTTGAAATTCTACAAGATGGTGACTGGGTACCGGTCAAGCCTATTCCTAACACCTTGATTGTCCATGTTGGTGACGTGCTTCAGGTCATTTACTCTCTTTACATCTACTTTCTTTTAGAATTATTCATTCAAGGcaaaaagaaacatgaaaaatcaCCATTGATTTTATATCTGAATTCTTTCTTAATTATCAGGGGCTTAGCAACTGCCGATACAAGAGTTTGCTCCATCGAGTTATCGTCAATTCTGAGAAAGAACGTCTATCCATTGCTTCATATTGCTATCCATCAAATGATACTCAAATGGGGCCCCCTAAGGAATTGATCGATGATGATCATCCATTGATTTATAAAGATTACACCTACGAAGAATTCTACACTACAATGTGGAAACAAAGACTTCCAGATGCCGCGCGCTTGGACTCATTCAAAGTTTCTGCTGCTTAATCACATCTTCTCCACTACCGTACGTTCCTATGTTTAGAAGATGCTTGGGATGCATGCTGCTTTtatcctctctcttttcttttcttttcttttcttttcgttttgTGTGTGAGATCGATGGCATGCAATTTACTTTGAACAAATCTCAGGCATTTtgtaactttttcttttttggttacaAAGCACTGTACCATAAAAGGTGATGAATCTTGTAGCAAGTGACATATATATGATCACATATTATCCCTTTTACCTGAAATAAAAACGTTTCTgtttttatgaaatgttgagcTTTATGCTGGATGATGGCATAATatgtccttttccttttcaatacaTACGAGTTCGGAAgtgtttgtttctgcgtttgtttttaaattttttttttttttttttactaaaattgagttacggttgtactttttggatcgttttgatgtgctgatgtcaaaaatgatttttaaaaaataaaaaaacatcatttgcatgtatttcggcacgaaaagctatttcaaccgctaccacactgtcaaacacgctcttCATCCCTAACTTAATTTGTAACCGTTAATGTTTCAATATCCAATATGCTTGTAAGTAAATAAGGTTTTTTGTCGTTGGATTAAGggttaattaatcaaatatttattcaaataactctctttttcaaaaaatagtcGTTCAAATCTGACACCCTTCACTGTTGAAAGCAGCAGTCAAGAACATTTGTATATGATTCTTACACTTTTGGCACGTTTTATTGGAAACCCATAACACTGCTTTCTGACTATTCTGGCGATACCATAATCATGCAGCGTGCAAATATTTCCTCGATATATAGACACTGTTAAGTGAGGACACGAGAAGACATATTGATCTGGAAATGTTGtaggaattgttttttaaaatgtttttttttaaataaattaaaataatattttttttatttttaaaaaaattatttttaaaattaacatattaaaatacagttacaattacattttcaaacactTATAAATGGTTTCTATGATGCTGTAGCAGCTTTTGCAAATTGATCGCCGAGAACCAAATTTTTGCTTGGTATGTTGTTAGAAAACGAACGCATGAGAAGGAAACATAATAGGAGAATCAATAAATCAAACGTGCTAGAAAGGTCTAAATTGGACTACCTAATCTTGGACTTTTGTAGaacagaaaattcaaaattatccaGTCTTAAGTTCTAAATGTCTTCTTTTTGTGAgttaaaaaacaagagaagtgATGGCAATTGTCTGTAGTATTTTAGTACTTTCTTGAACAAAAATAGACTAGCGTTGAATGTTTAGCGGATTGTTTTAGCACAATATCCACACGTTCAAAATCAGGAAAAAACTCTAAgacattaagattttttttttatgaaaataaacataatttttaatttaataattgaattatGTGGAAATTTTATAAGTACTTTCTATGAGCTCAATTCTGTATGTGGTTGGCAGGCCAGCGATAATCAAGATTGCGATCATGGCTGAATTTGATTCAAAAGATGTTGTTTCAaagttttctttattattttatgttcttaATTATCAAgtgcattaattttttaaattttaatggtgTGTTACATGTTacttttcaaaagcattttttattaaaaataaatcaaaataattttttttaattttttctattagcatttcaaaatttaaaaaaaattaatattttcttaagcagaaacataaatttaaaacatactaaatacaaatacaaaaacaaatttgagcaTTCCACATAGAACTACAAAACATCGGACTCTGCAGACAAGTGTCCAGTCAAAAgttcttcattaattttgtataaaaaaaacaattgaagagaCGTGATGACGTTTGTCCTCACATAGAAAAGTCTTAATGGCAAGCTGTCTGtacttcttttattattattatcagcaAATAAACTAAAGGCCGTAGTTGTTTTACTGTAGATGGAGATACAATTCGCCGTGGAAAGTTCTACTAGCAACATTTATGGGTTGATAACACCTTTCCTTTTCCTATCGCAAGCAAAAACAAATGGCAACCTCAACCGGTGAGGAAGACCATCATCTCCAGTATGCTATGCAACTTTCAAGTGCATCAGTGCTGCCTCTGGTTTTGAAAGCAGCAATAGAGCTAGGTGTGTTCGAGATAATAGAAAAGGCCGGTCCTGATGCCTTGCTCTCAGCTTCAGATATTGTCGCTCAATTTCCCACACAAAACAACCCGGAAGCCCATGTTCTGCTAGACCGTAGCCTCTGCCTGCTCGCAAGCCATTCTGTTCTTACTTGCTCGGTGTCCACCAAGAATATTCAGGATGGTCATTCCCAGAGGTTATATGGATTAGCACCTGTGGCCAAATACTTTACCAAGAACAAGGATGGAGGATCGTTGAGTCCCTTTTTAGCTATGATTCATGACAAGGTTATGATGGATATGTGGTAAGAGACTTCATAAGTATTGATTCTTTCATATATTCTATTTTTGTTGCCGATTTGTTTGTTGCTATAGTtagtttgtgatttttgttgcCGATTCTGTTTGTTGCTATAGTTAGTTTAAAAGTTGCAGTTCTGGAAGGAGGGATTCCATTTGAGAAGGCTCACGGGATAAATTCTGCAGAATATCTAAAAAAAGATGCAAGATTTTGTGAGCTATTCAGCAGTTCCATGAAAAGTTTCAACGTTACATTTATGGAGACAATTCTGGACATATATGATGGATTTGAAGGTGTAAAATGCTTGGTGGACGTGGGTGGTGGCAATGGTTCTATCCTCAACATGATCATTACCAAGTACCCTGCAATTAAGGGTATCAACTATGATTTGGCTTCAGTTGTCGAAAGCTCACCATCCTACCCAGGTATTGATCTTttgtt
This is a stretch of genomic DNA from Populus alba chromosome 11, ASM523922v2, whole genome shotgun sequence. It encodes these proteins:
- the LOC118040824 gene encoding protein DMR6-LIKE OXYGENASE 1; the protein is MAPTKAVVADDHLALPAGGKNTPLTNTIPISTAQTDIHGLEIWEGTLPIIDLGGLHGPCRSDTIKQLGHACQHYGGFMLKNHGISERLLNGIMSKAREFFHLPEEERMKLYSPDPTSLIRLATGFKDDNQNVFVSRESLKFHCHPVENYVNLWPTNPPSYREVVSEYCVAVKRAEITLLEAVFEGLGMERKSIDQILDNHGQYASLNYYPTCDKSNLGLTFGLRGHTDPTILTMLLPDEVPGLEILQDGDWVPVKPIPNTLIVHVGDVLQGLSNCRYKSLLHRVIVNSEKERLSIASYCYPSNDTQMGPPKELIDDDHPLIYKDYTYEEFYTTMWKQRLPDAARLDSFKVSAA
- the LOC118040848 gene encoding caffeic acid 3-O-methyltransferase 1, with amino-acid sequence MATSTGEEDHHLQYAMQLSSASVLPLVLKAAIELGVFEIIEKAGPDALLSASDIVAQFPTQNNPEAHVLLDRSLCLLASHSVLTCSVSTKNIQDGHSQRLYGLAPVAKYFTKNKDGGSLSPFLAMIHDKVMMDMWYSLKVAVLEGGIPFEKAHGINSAEYLKKDARFCELFSSSMKSFNVTFMETILDIYDGFEGVKCLVDVGGGNGSILNMIITKYPAIKGINYDLASVVESSPSYPGIEHVAGDGFVTIPKGGDAIFMKWITHNWDDEHLLKMLKNCYEALPDNGKVIVVDMVVPETPETNVKAKSMLQNYLFITSMSPQGKERTEKEFETLGKEAGFSHIRVACFVCNFSVVEFIKI